Part of the Caulifigura coniformis genome, CAGCTGCAGGTCACGAGGATTCCACCCGGCGGAAGCAGATCGACGGCCAGGCGGTTGAGGCTGAAATAGCCACGAATCGCTTTTTCGACGCCTCCCTGGTTCCGGGCCATCTTCGGCGGATCGAGGATGATGAGATCGAACTTCGTTCCGGCCTGCTGCAGTTCTTCCAGCTTGCGGTAGGCGTTCGAGTTCTCGAACCGCATGCGATCGGCGACGCCGTTCCGCTCGGCGTTGGCGCGGGCGATGTCGAGGGCCGCCTGGGACGAATCGACGCACAGAACTTCGCGTGCCCCGCCCAGCGCGGCCGCGGCGATTCCGAATCCGCCGGAGTAGCAGAACATGTCGAGCACGGACGCGTTCCGGGCGTAGTCTGCGGCGGCTTTCCGGTTTTCTCGCTGGTCGAAGAAGTAGCCGGTCTTCTGGCCTTCGACGACGTCGACGGCGAACTGCAGTCCGTTCTCTTCAAAGACGATGGGGCGCGGCGGCGGCTCGCCGTCCAGAAGACCGTCACGGATCTCCAGCCCCTCCATGTCGCCGATTCCCTTCTCGGTCCTCAGCCAGATCCCTTTCGGATTGAGGGACTGCTTGAGTGCTTCGAGGATGACCGCCTGTCTTTGGGCCAGTGCGAAGCTGGTCCACTGGATCATCAGGTGGTCGCCGTAGCGATCGGCCGTCATTCCCGAGAGGCCGTCGGCTTCGCTGAAGACCATCCGGCAGGCGCGTTCGGCTGGCGTTCCGCCGTACATCCGCAGGCGGAGTTCGATCGCCCG contains:
- a CDS encoding class I SAM-dependent rRNA methyltransferase gives rise to the protein MTAAQLPRIVLKPRRAGPFFKRHPWVFAGAIDRVEGDPVAGDVIDVVSNVGNFVARGLYNPVSRIRARLYTWDESESLDDDFWRTRIERAIELRLRMYGGTPAERACRMVFSEADGLSGMTADRYGDHLMIQWTSFALAQRQAVILEALKQSLNPKGIWLRTEKGIGDMEGLEIRDGLLDGEPPPRPIVFEENGLQFAVDVVEGQKTGYFFDQRENRKAAADYARNASVLDMFCYSGGFGIAAAALGGAREVLCVDSSQAALDIARANAERNGVADRMRFENSNAYRKLEELQQAGTKFDLIILDPPKMARNQGGVEKAIRGYFSLNRLAVDLLPPGGILVTCSCSGLVGRGDFEDMLRQVGLQSKRGLQILEARIQAPDHPVSPYCDESLYLKCYICRVV